A window of the Brassica napus cultivar Da-Ae chromosome A2, Da-Ae, whole genome shotgun sequence genome harbors these coding sequences:
- the LOC106365028 gene encoding blue copper protein-like, translating to MANLSTLVGCIAIIFFTVVAPASSATHSVEWSLGKDYSSLATGKPYAIGDTIVFNYGAGHTVDEVSESDYKSCTLGNSISSDSSGTTSIALKTAGSHYFICAIPGHCAGGMKLSVNVGAAASSDGGGDSGDGNTPKTTPSPTVEGRKAAPSASATAMLKPFKALVVTCVAALLYALALS from the exons ATGGCAAACTTGAGTACACTCGTTGGTTGCATTgccatcatcttcttcactgTCGTTGCACCTGCCTCCTCAGCCACTCATTCTGTCGAATGGTCGCTTGGGAAGGACTATAGCTCCTTGGCTACTGGAAAACCTTATGCCATTGGCGATACAATCG TGTTCAACTACGGTGCGGGTCACACGGTGGACGAAGTGAGTGAAAGTGACTACAAAAGTTGCACATTGGGGAACTCAATTTCTTCCGACAGTAGCGGAACCACAAGCATAGCTCTCAAGACAGCTGGTTCTCACTACTTCATTTGCGCTATCCCAGGCCACTGTGCCGGCGGCATGAAGCTCTCTGTCAACGTAGGTGCAGCAGCCTCTTCAGACGGTGGCGGTGACAGTGGTGATGGTAACACCCCCAAAACTACACCTTCTCCAACCGTAGAGGGCAGGAAGGCTGCTCCTTCCGCTTCTGCCACTGCTATGTTGAAGCCGTTCAAAGCTTTGGTTGTGACTTGTGTAGCTGCATTATTATATGCTTTGGCTCTTTCTTAg
- the LOC111208956 gene encoding glycine-rich RNA-binding protein 5, mitochondrial-like — MAFLSKVGRIFRQTSTHVTASNSMLQSIRCMSSSKIFVGGISYSTDEFGLREAFSKYGQVVDAKIFVDRETGRSRGFAFVTFTSNLEATNAMQLDRQHLHGRRIRVDFATERGRGFGGRGFGGPSGGAVFYDDPLPCGYVDDFSVWCH, encoded by the exons ATGGCTTTCTTAAGTAAAGTTGGAAGGATATTTAGGCAGACTAGCACCCATGTCACTGCCTCTAACTCAATGCTACAGAGCATCCGTTGCATGTCTTCCTCAAAAATCTTTGTTGGAG GTATCTCCTACAGCACTGATGAGTTTGGCTTGAGAGAAGCTTTTAGCAAATATGGACAAGTTGTTGATG CCAAAATTTTTGTGGACCGTGAAACTGGTAGATCGAGGGGTTTTGCTTTCGTGACATTTACTTCTAACCTGGAGGCTACTAATGCCATGCAGTTGGATAGACAG CACCTTCATGGTCGAAGAATTAGGGTGGACTTCGCTACTGAAAGAGGAAGAGGATTTGGAGGAAGGGGGTTCGGTGGTCCAAGTGGTGGTGCTGTTTTTTATGATGATCCTCTACCGTGTGGTTACGTTGACGATTTTTCTGTTTGGTGCCATTGA
- the LOC111208958 gene encoding uncharacterized protein LOC111208958: protein MANIFLIASGSRRTRRAMKSKNPQEKRSNSISDNNFSCKKHTKHRQSPGICSLCLTERLSKISLEYYEYTKNVAKKEASCCSSSSSSSTSVSSCYSSSSVSSCSPLQYRYREKKKDGKKHSFVFRLLLGSIVD from the coding sequence ATGGCAAACATCTTCCTCATCGCTAGTGGAtcgagaagaacaagaagagcaATGAAATCAAAGAACCCTCAAGAAAAGAGATCAAATTCCATTTCAGACAATAACTTCTCATGCAAGAAGCACACGAAACATAGACAGTCTCCTGGAATCTGTTCCTTATGTCTAACTGAAAGGCTCTCTAAGATATCTCTAGAGTACTACGAGTACACTAAAAACGTAGCTAAGAAGGAAGCATCTTGCtgctcatcatcttcttcttcttccacgtCGGTGTCATCTTGTTACTCATCTTCTTCAGTCTCTTCTTGTTCTCCATTGCAATATCGGtacagagagaagaagaaggatgggaAGAAACATAGCTTTGTCTTCAGATTATTGCTCGGATCTATCGTAGATTAG
- the LOC106368319 gene encoding kinesin-like protein KIN-14Q isoform X1 produces MLSMEDCYDPLLATDASPRRESFSCCEEATTVSSSVTMTMADLVENGVDVEQSRSGLMESDQSSDPISESEQSSDHIALNVERSSPGLMEWEQSSDLIALDGKLVLGFPLASPDLVNCGGSPRYGDSPDISQKLRFSTELSLENGIHRCKTPSVRFSPGNYREITTPVMSINSGSTTMDVSVDDVTFLKDEFFSGGETFTTDAVVGNEDEILLYQTARLGNFAYKFQSLDPGDYFIDLHFAEIEFTKGPAGVRVFDIFIQEAKVISGLDLFSHVGANTPLVIADIRMLVGLEGELSIRLEGVTGTAILSGISIRKEATTTYVEDTGMLAVKGNTDTVLSLPPQENVDCRTEKETHEMSNDCEQQKKEMADMKRMVDELKQENERKSRECEEALNSLRELQNELMRKSMHVGSLAFAVEGQVKEKSRWFSSLRDLTRKLKIMKMEQIKLLEEASTYKLLVQDINEFSSHIQSRVMQDAELHENLKAGEKERKELYNKILELKGNIRVFCRCRPLNFEEIEAGASMGIDVESTKNGEVIVMSNGLPKKSFKFDSVFGPSASQADVFEDTAPFATSVIDGYNVCIFAYGQTGTGKTFTMEGTPENRGVNYRTLKNLFEIMKERENRYSYEISVSVLEVYNEQIRDLLVPASQNVSAAKRFEVRQVGEGNHHVPGLVEARVTSIEEVWDVLKTGSNARAVGKTTANEHSSRSHCIYCVMVKGENLLTGECTKSKLWLVDLAGSERVAKTEVQGERFKETQSINKSLSALGDVIYALANKSSHIPFRNSKLTHLLQDSLGGDSKTLMFVQISPNEKDNSETLCSLNFASRVRGIELGPAKKQLDNTELLKYKQMVEKWKQDMKVKDEQMRKMEETMFGLEAKVKERDIKNKTLQEKVKELELQLLVERKLARQHVDTMITEYQTKQQHGDENIPSKRPPLATIPLGSNKSSNETSTSKEMVNLNRPPLSESTTTTSNDLPPLPNGSVKYNDLMEKENNTPEMAERLQISKSTGRFSVCPKRILPPPAPRRSTLAPMPYFPITSTSPSRPHEKSGTSQVLRISPKMHKSNGKMLSSILRRSMQKRMQMKPYQRQQPLRRVGINVGMEKVRLSIGSRGRLAHRVLLTNARKAGLKETPLKQIQKEKERWI; encoded by the exons ATGCTATCGATGGAAGATTGTTACGATCCACTTCTAGCAACCGATGCTTCTCCCCGACGCGAAAGCTTCTCTTGCTGTgag GAAGCTACTACAGTATCGAGCTCAGTGACTATGACAATGGCGGATCTCGTTGAAAATG gTGTAGATGTTGAACAATCAAGATCAGGATTGATGGAATCGGATCAATCTAGTGATCCAATATCGGAATCGGAGCAATCTAGTGATCACATAGCGTTAAATGTTGAACGATCAAGCCCAGGATTGATGGAATGGGAGCAATCTAGTGATCTCATAGCATTAGATG GAAAGCTTGTGTTAGGGTTTCCTCTAGCATCTCCAGATCTAGTTAATTGCGGCGGTTCACCTAGATATGGAGATTCACCAGATATTTCTCAGAAACTCAGATTCTCCACTGAGCTTTCTCTAGAGAATGGAATCCACCGCTGTAAAACTCCGTCTGTTAGGTTCTCACCTGGAAACTATAGGGAGATTACAACACCTGTGATGAGTATTAACTCGGGTTCTACAACGATGGATGTGAGTGTGGATGATGTGACTTTCTTGAAGGATGAGTTTTTCAGTGGAGGTGAAACTTTCACCACTGATGCTGTTGTTGGCAATGAAGATGAGATTCTCTTGTATCAAACAGCTCGGCTTGGTAATTTCGCTTACAAGTTTCAGTCGTTGGATCCTGGGGATTACTTCATCGACCTGCATTTTGCTGAAATCGAGTTCACTAAAGGTCCTGCGGGAGTTAGAGTTTTCGATATATTTATTCAAGAAGCGAAG GTTATATCCGGTCTTGATTTGTTTTCCCATGTAGGAGCAAATACACCTCTTGTGATAGCTGATATAAGGATGCTCGTTGGTCTGGAAGGAGAGCTATCTATACGGTTAGAAGGAGTCACAGGAACCGCAATTCTATCTGGCATTTCTATTAGGAAGGAGGCAACAACTACTT aTGTTGAAGACACTGGAATGCTAGCAGTGAAAGGAAACACTGACACTGTTCTGTCTTTGCCACCTCAA GAAAATGTAGACTGCAGAACGGAAAAAGAGACCCACGAGATGAGTAATGACTGCGAGCAGCAGAAGAAAGAGATGGCAGATATGAAGAGAATGGTTGACGAACTTAAACAAGAGAATGAAAGAAAGAGTAGAGAATGCGAAGAAGCATTGAATTCTCTCCGTGAGCTTCAAAATGAGCTAATGCGCAAGTCGATGCATGTTGGTTCTTTAG CCTTTGCTGTGGagggacaagtaaaagaaaagaGCAGATGGTTCTCTTCATTAAGAGATTTGACAAGAAAATTGAAG ATTATGAAAATGGAGCAAATTAAGCTGTTGGAGGAGGCATCCACATACAAATTGCTAGTCCAAGACATCAACGAGTTCAGTTCTCACATCCAGTCCAGAG TAATGCAGGACGCAGAATTGCATGAAAATCTCAAAGCTGGAGAAAAAGAAAGGAAGGAATTATACAATAAGATACTGGAGCTAAAAG GAAACATCAGAGTCTTTTGCAGGTGTCGGCCCCTAAACTTTGAAGAAATTGAAGCAGGAGCATCAATGGGAATTGATGTTGAGTCGACCAAAAATGGAGAGGTCATAGTCATGTCAAATGGGTTGCCCAAAAAAAGCTTCAAGTTCGATTCTGTTTTTGGTCCTAGCGCTTCCCAAG CTGATGTCTTCGAAGATACTGCTCCTTTTGCTACGTCAGTCATTGATGGATACAATGTTTGCATATTCGCCTATGGCCAGACTGGTACCGGGAAAACCTTTACCATGGAAGGAACTCCAGAGAACCGTGGTGTAAATTATAGAACACTAAAAAATCTGTTTGAGATTATGAAAGAACGAGAAAACCGCTACAGTTATGAGATCTCGGTCAGTGTCTTGGAAGTTTACAACGAGCAAATAAGAGATTTGTTGGTCCCTGCTTCACAAAATGTATCTGCAGCGAAAAG ATTTGAGGTAAGGCAGGTGGGTGAAGGAAACCACCACGTACCAGGATTGGTTGAAGCACGAGTGACAAGCATAGAGGAGGTTTGGGATGTGTTGAAAACAGGAAGTAATGCAAGGGCTGTTGGGAAAACGACGGCTAATGAGCACAGCAGCCGATCTCACTG CATTTACTGCGTGATGGTAAAAGGGGAGAATTTGTTGACTGGAGAATGCACAAAAAGCAAACTATGGTTAGTTGATTTAGCAGGAAGCGAACGGGTTGCAAAGACAGAAGTGCAAGGAGAACGGTTCaaggagactcaaagcatcAACAAATCATTATCTGCTCTTGGTGATGTCATATATGCTCTTGCCAATAAAAGCTCTCACATTCCTTTCAG AAATTCAAAGCTCACCCACTTACTTCAGGATTCTCTAG GAGGAGATTCGAAGACCCTCATGTTTGTACAAATCAGTCCTAACGAGAAAGACAACAGCGAAACGCTATGCTCACTGAATTTTGCTAGCAGAGTTAGAGGGATAGAGCTGGGGCCTGCAAAGAAGCAGCTAGACAATACTGAACTCTTGAAATACAAGCAAATG GTTGAGAAATGGAAGCAAGATATGAAAGTAAAAGACGAACAGATGAGGAAAATGGAGGAAACGATGTTCGGTTTAGAAGCGAAGGTCAAGGAACGAGACATTAAGAACAAAACTCTTCAAGAAAAG GTTAAAGAACTTGAATTGCAACTGCTAGTAGAGAGGAAGCTGGCTCGTCAACATGTAGACACCATGATTACTGAGTATCAGACGAAACAACAGCACGGGGATGAAAACATCCCATCAAAGAGGCCACCACTTGCAACCATACCGTTGGGAAGCAACAAGAGCTCAAATGAAACCTCAACTTCGAAAGAAATGGTGAATCTAAACCGACCACCACTCTCAGAgagcaccaccaccaccagcaaTGATCTACCGCCTTTACCTAACGGTAGCGTCAAGTACAACGACCTCATGGAGAAGGAGAACAACACTCCAGAAATGGCTGAGCGGTTGCAAATATCCAAGAGCACAGGGAGATTCTCCGTTTGTCCAAAACGTATTCTACCACCTCCAGCTCCAAGAAGGAGTACTCTTGCCCCAATGCCATACTTTCCAATCACATCAACTTCACCATCAAGGCCTCATGAAAAGAGCGGCACTAGCCAAGTGCTACGAATCAGCCCCAAGATGCATAAAAGTAACGGGAAGATGCTGAGTAGCATACTGAGACGGAGCATGCAAAAGAGAATGCAAATGAAACCTTACCAGAGACAGCAGCCGTTGAGAAGAGTTGGCATTAATGTAGGAATGGAGAAAGTTAGGTTGTCTATAGGAAGCAGAGGTAGGTTAGCTCACAGAGTTTTGCTAACCAATGCTCGCAAGGCAGGTCTAAAGGAAACACCACTAAAACAGATAcagaaggagaaagagagatggATCTGA
- the LOC106368319 gene encoding kinesin-like protein KIN-14Q isoform X2 — translation MLLPDAKASLAEATTVSSSVTMTMADLVENGVDVEQSRSGLMESDQSSDPISESEQSSDHIALNVERSSPGLMEWEQSSDLIALDGKLVLGFPLASPDLVNCGGSPRYGDSPDISQKLRFSTELSLENGIHRCKTPSVRFSPGNYREITTPVMSINSGSTTMDVSVDDVTFLKDEFFSGGETFTTDAVVGNEDEILLYQTARLGNFAYKFQSLDPGDYFIDLHFAEIEFTKGPAGVRVFDIFIQEAKVISGLDLFSHVGANTPLVIADIRMLVGLEGELSIRLEGVTGTAILSGISIRKEATTTYVEDTGMLAVKGNTDTVLSLPPQENVDCRTEKETHEMSNDCEQQKKEMADMKRMVDELKQENERKSRECEEALNSLRELQNELMRKSMHVGSLAFAVEGQVKEKSRWFSSLRDLTRKLKIMKMEQIKLLEEASTYKLLVQDINEFSSHIQSRVMQDAELHENLKAGEKERKELYNKILELKGNIRVFCRCRPLNFEEIEAGASMGIDVESTKNGEVIVMSNGLPKKSFKFDSVFGPSASQADVFEDTAPFATSVIDGYNVCIFAYGQTGTGKTFTMEGTPENRGVNYRTLKNLFEIMKERENRYSYEISVSVLEVYNEQIRDLLVPASQNVSAAKRFEVRQVGEGNHHVPGLVEARVTSIEEVWDVLKTGSNARAVGKTTANEHSSRSHCIYCVMVKGENLLTGECTKSKLWLVDLAGSERVAKTEVQGERFKETQSINKSLSALGDVIYALANKSSHIPFRNSKLTHLLQDSLGGDSKTLMFVQISPNEKDNSETLCSLNFASRVRGIELGPAKKQLDNTELLKYKQMVEKWKQDMKVKDEQMRKMEETMFGLEAKVKERDIKNKTLQEKVKELELQLLVERKLARQHVDTMITEYQTKQQHGDENIPSKRPPLATIPLGSNKSSNETSTSKEMVNLNRPPLSESTTTTSNDLPPLPNGSVKYNDLMEKENNTPEMAERLQISKSTGRFSVCPKRILPPPAPRRSTLAPMPYFPITSTSPSRPHEKSGTSQVLRISPKMHKSNGKMLSSILRRSMQKRMQMKPYQRQQPLRRVGINVGMEKVRLSIGSRGRLAHRVLLTNARKAGLKETPLKQIQKEKERWI, via the exons ATGCTTCTCCCCGACGCGAAAGCTTCTCTTGCT GAAGCTACTACAGTATCGAGCTCAGTGACTATGACAATGGCGGATCTCGTTGAAAATG gTGTAGATGTTGAACAATCAAGATCAGGATTGATGGAATCGGATCAATCTAGTGATCCAATATCGGAATCGGAGCAATCTAGTGATCACATAGCGTTAAATGTTGAACGATCAAGCCCAGGATTGATGGAATGGGAGCAATCTAGTGATCTCATAGCATTAGATG GAAAGCTTGTGTTAGGGTTTCCTCTAGCATCTCCAGATCTAGTTAATTGCGGCGGTTCACCTAGATATGGAGATTCACCAGATATTTCTCAGAAACTCAGATTCTCCACTGAGCTTTCTCTAGAGAATGGAATCCACCGCTGTAAAACTCCGTCTGTTAGGTTCTCACCTGGAAACTATAGGGAGATTACAACACCTGTGATGAGTATTAACTCGGGTTCTACAACGATGGATGTGAGTGTGGATGATGTGACTTTCTTGAAGGATGAGTTTTTCAGTGGAGGTGAAACTTTCACCACTGATGCTGTTGTTGGCAATGAAGATGAGATTCTCTTGTATCAAACAGCTCGGCTTGGTAATTTCGCTTACAAGTTTCAGTCGTTGGATCCTGGGGATTACTTCATCGACCTGCATTTTGCTGAAATCGAGTTCACTAAAGGTCCTGCGGGAGTTAGAGTTTTCGATATATTTATTCAAGAAGCGAAG GTTATATCCGGTCTTGATTTGTTTTCCCATGTAGGAGCAAATACACCTCTTGTGATAGCTGATATAAGGATGCTCGTTGGTCTGGAAGGAGAGCTATCTATACGGTTAGAAGGAGTCACAGGAACCGCAATTCTATCTGGCATTTCTATTAGGAAGGAGGCAACAACTACTT aTGTTGAAGACACTGGAATGCTAGCAGTGAAAGGAAACACTGACACTGTTCTGTCTTTGCCACCTCAA GAAAATGTAGACTGCAGAACGGAAAAAGAGACCCACGAGATGAGTAATGACTGCGAGCAGCAGAAGAAAGAGATGGCAGATATGAAGAGAATGGTTGACGAACTTAAACAAGAGAATGAAAGAAAGAGTAGAGAATGCGAAGAAGCATTGAATTCTCTCCGTGAGCTTCAAAATGAGCTAATGCGCAAGTCGATGCATGTTGGTTCTTTAG CCTTTGCTGTGGagggacaagtaaaagaaaagaGCAGATGGTTCTCTTCATTAAGAGATTTGACAAGAAAATTGAAG ATTATGAAAATGGAGCAAATTAAGCTGTTGGAGGAGGCATCCACATACAAATTGCTAGTCCAAGACATCAACGAGTTCAGTTCTCACATCCAGTCCAGAG TAATGCAGGACGCAGAATTGCATGAAAATCTCAAAGCTGGAGAAAAAGAAAGGAAGGAATTATACAATAAGATACTGGAGCTAAAAG GAAACATCAGAGTCTTTTGCAGGTGTCGGCCCCTAAACTTTGAAGAAATTGAAGCAGGAGCATCAATGGGAATTGATGTTGAGTCGACCAAAAATGGAGAGGTCATAGTCATGTCAAATGGGTTGCCCAAAAAAAGCTTCAAGTTCGATTCTGTTTTTGGTCCTAGCGCTTCCCAAG CTGATGTCTTCGAAGATACTGCTCCTTTTGCTACGTCAGTCATTGATGGATACAATGTTTGCATATTCGCCTATGGCCAGACTGGTACCGGGAAAACCTTTACCATGGAAGGAACTCCAGAGAACCGTGGTGTAAATTATAGAACACTAAAAAATCTGTTTGAGATTATGAAAGAACGAGAAAACCGCTACAGTTATGAGATCTCGGTCAGTGTCTTGGAAGTTTACAACGAGCAAATAAGAGATTTGTTGGTCCCTGCTTCACAAAATGTATCTGCAGCGAAAAG ATTTGAGGTAAGGCAGGTGGGTGAAGGAAACCACCACGTACCAGGATTGGTTGAAGCACGAGTGACAAGCATAGAGGAGGTTTGGGATGTGTTGAAAACAGGAAGTAATGCAAGGGCTGTTGGGAAAACGACGGCTAATGAGCACAGCAGCCGATCTCACTG CATTTACTGCGTGATGGTAAAAGGGGAGAATTTGTTGACTGGAGAATGCACAAAAAGCAAACTATGGTTAGTTGATTTAGCAGGAAGCGAACGGGTTGCAAAGACAGAAGTGCAAGGAGAACGGTTCaaggagactcaaagcatcAACAAATCATTATCTGCTCTTGGTGATGTCATATATGCTCTTGCCAATAAAAGCTCTCACATTCCTTTCAG AAATTCAAAGCTCACCCACTTACTTCAGGATTCTCTAG GAGGAGATTCGAAGACCCTCATGTTTGTACAAATCAGTCCTAACGAGAAAGACAACAGCGAAACGCTATGCTCACTGAATTTTGCTAGCAGAGTTAGAGGGATAGAGCTGGGGCCTGCAAAGAAGCAGCTAGACAATACTGAACTCTTGAAATACAAGCAAATG GTTGAGAAATGGAAGCAAGATATGAAAGTAAAAGACGAACAGATGAGGAAAATGGAGGAAACGATGTTCGGTTTAGAAGCGAAGGTCAAGGAACGAGACATTAAGAACAAAACTCTTCAAGAAAAG GTTAAAGAACTTGAATTGCAACTGCTAGTAGAGAGGAAGCTGGCTCGTCAACATGTAGACACCATGATTACTGAGTATCAGACGAAACAACAGCACGGGGATGAAAACATCCCATCAAAGAGGCCACCACTTGCAACCATACCGTTGGGAAGCAACAAGAGCTCAAATGAAACCTCAACTTCGAAAGAAATGGTGAATCTAAACCGACCACCACTCTCAGAgagcaccaccaccaccagcaaTGATCTACCGCCTTTACCTAACGGTAGCGTCAAGTACAACGACCTCATGGAGAAGGAGAACAACACTCCAGAAATGGCTGAGCGGTTGCAAATATCCAAGAGCACAGGGAGATTCTCCGTTTGTCCAAAACGTATTCTACCACCTCCAGCTCCAAGAAGGAGTACTCTTGCCCCAATGCCATACTTTCCAATCACATCAACTTCACCATCAAGGCCTCATGAAAAGAGCGGCACTAGCCAAGTGCTACGAATCAGCCCCAAGATGCATAAAAGTAACGGGAAGATGCTGAGTAGCATACTGAGACGGAGCATGCAAAAGAGAATGCAAATGAAACCTTACCAGAGACAGCAGCCGTTGAGAAGAGTTGGCATTAATGTAGGAATGGAGAAAGTTAGGTTGTCTATAGGAAGCAGAGGTAGGTTAGCTCACAGAGTTTTGCTAACCAATGCTCGCAAGGCAGGTCTAAAGGAAACACCACTAAAACAGATAcagaaggagaaagagagatggATCTGA